One window of Atribacter laminatus genomic DNA carries:
- a CDS encoding sugar ABC transporter ATP-binding protein, whose product MVNPESTPTLVIKNVSKKFPGVEALKNVTLDIYSGEVHAVLGENGAGKSTLMKILGGIIPRDSGEILLENKSLHLENPRLALQAGIALVHQDLSLLPYLSVAENIFLGRWPKKGISVDWEKMNESTNQLLNRFQVKVDPRALVGTLSVAEQQLIEILKAISHSHVKILLLDEPTSALSGEEINRLFQILKEIKNEGKSIIFISHKINEAVKISNRITVLKDGEKVITDTKPNLDEQTIIYHMTGKYINLKNFHHTPPTKEKTIALSLEEIGTKFYKKKISLNIYQGEILVVFGLMGSGKTTLARGLFGFETLEGTIRLFGNPVTINHPKIAIQLGIGYIPEDRRFGLIYELPVYANITLAILKKMIRNGVLQIKKEHEVAKHYVQALRIKPPNIFREILYLSGGNQQKVLLARWLAREPKILIMDEPTRGIDVGAKFEIRNFVKGMVQKGLTVIYITSDPLEAIEMGDRIVVLRNGQIVTTFNNPLGLDKSEILAAASGVHYGRENDG is encoded by the coding sequence ATGGTGAACCCTGAATCCACCCCAACCTTGGTTATTAAAAATGTCAGTAAAAAATTCCCTGGTGTCGAAGCCTTGAAAAATGTTACTTTAGATATCTACTCTGGAGAGGTCCATGCCGTTTTAGGAGAAAATGGTGCCGGGAAAAGTACTCTTATGAAAATATTAGGAGGTATCATTCCCCGGGATTCTGGTGAAATTTTACTGGAAAACAAAAGTCTCCATTTAGAAAACCCTCGTCTTGCTCTTCAAGCTGGGATTGCCCTGGTTCATCAGGATTTATCTCTCCTTCCCTATCTTTCGGTTGCTGAAAATATCTTTTTAGGCCGATGGCCCAAGAAAGGGATCAGTGTTGATTGGGAAAAAATGAACGAATCTACCAACCAACTTCTCAATCGATTTCAGGTGAAAGTTGATCCTCGAGCTCTCGTCGGCACTCTTTCAGTCGCCGAACAACAGTTGATTGAAATTTTAAAAGCCATCAGCCACTCCCACGTTAAAATTCTCCTTCTCGACGAGCCGACTTCAGCTCTGAGCGGAGAAGAAATCAACCGGCTTTTTCAAATTTTAAAGGAAATCAAAAACGAGGGGAAATCGATTATTTTTATTTCTCATAAAATTAATGAAGCAGTGAAAATCTCTAATCGAATTACGGTTTTAAAAGACGGTGAAAAGGTAATCACCGACACCAAACCAAATCTCGACGAACAAACCATCATTTATCATATGACCGGTAAATATATAAATTTAAAAAATTTCCACCATACTCCTCCTACCAAAGAAAAAACCATTGCCTTATCTCTTGAAGAAATAGGAACCAAATTCTACAAGAAAAAAATCAGTTTAAATATTTATCAGGGTGAAATTCTGGTCGTTTTTGGTTTGATGGGTTCGGGAAAAACTACTTTAGCGAGAGGACTTTTTGGTTTCGAAACCCTGGAAGGGACCATTCGCTTATTTGGGAATCCGGTTACCATCAATCATCCCAAAATCGCCATCCAGCTTGGAATCGGCTATATTCCCGAAGACCGCCGTTTTGGCTTAATTTACGAATTACCTGTTTATGCCAACATTACTCTGGCGATACTCAAAAAAATGATTCGAAACGGAGTCCTCCAGATCAAAAAAGAACATGAGGTTGCCAAGCATTACGTCCAAGCTTTGCGAATTAAGCCCCCGAATATTTTTCGCGAAATTTTATACCTGAGTGGTGGGAACCAACAGAAAGTACTCCTTGCACGCTGGTTGGCACGAGAACCTAAAATCCTGATCATGGATGAGCCAACTCGCGGGATCGATGTTGGAGCCAAATTTGAAATCCGCAACTTTGTCAAAGGGATGGTTCAGAAAGGTTTAACCGTCATTTATATCACATCGGATCCTTTGGAAGCCATTGAAATGGGGGACAGGATTGTGGTACTTCGAAACGGACAAATAGTGACCACCTTTAATAATCCTCTGGGATTAGATAAATCAGAAATTTTAGCAGCCGCCAGTGGAGTTCATTATGGGAGGGAAAATGATGGATAA
- a CDS encoding DUF2087 domain-containing protein translates to MSNSELFWNASTIDLKRGYLDQDKYFTCLLCGKEIEKGIIYSDSGMLYEAEKFIEIHILKAHHSVFEYLINLDKRLTGLTDHQRKLLNLFYQGKNNSEIQKEMNIGSVSTIRNHRFQFKERERQSKLFLVLMEILKEKDQFAPVFVPLHKNAKIVDQRYNITEEEKEKIIKNFFSKGTIAHLKAFPAKEKYKLVILREFAFDFEKNRKYDEKEVNQIIKKRYPDFVTIRRYLIEYGFMERKPDGSQYWLKEGL, encoded by the coding sequence ATGAGCAATTCAGAATTATTTTGGAATGCCTCCACAATCGATTTAAAACGAGGATATTTGGACCAAGATAAATATTTCACTTGTCTCCTTTGTGGCAAGGAAATTGAAAAAGGAATTATATATTCTGATTCTGGAATGCTGTATGAAGCCGAAAAATTTATAGAAATCCATATTCTTAAAGCTCATCATTCCGTTTTTGAGTATTTAATCAATTTAGATAAAAGATTAACTGGTTTGACTGATCACCAAAGAAAATTGCTTAATCTTTTTTATCAAGGAAAAAACAATAGCGAAATACAAAAGGAAATGAACATTGGAAGTGTCTCGACCATTCGGAATCATCGCTTTCAATTTAAAGAAAGAGAACGTCAATCCAAATTATTTTTGGTTCTTATGGAAATTTTAAAAGAAAAGGATCAATTCGCACCGGTTTTTGTACCTCTCCATAAAAATGCTAAAATTGTTGATCAACGATACAATATTACTGAAGAAGAAAAAGAAAAAATTATAAAGAATTTTTTTTCTAAAGGGACCATTGCTCATTTGAAAGCCTTTCCGGCCAAAGAAAAATACAAATTGGTCATTTTAAGAGAATTTGCTTTTGATTTTGAAAAAAATCGGAAATATGATGAAAAAGAAGTCAATCAAATCATTAAGAAACGATATCCCGATTTCGTAACCATTCGGAGATACCTTATCGAATATGGTTTTATGGAAAGAAAACCCGATGGAAGTCAGTACTGGTTGAAAGAAGGATTATAA
- a CDS encoding IS4 family transposase → MRSGPLCGAQLRYLIHSHRYGVIGGLAFSAAAWRVKARDTFIGWNDHTRAANLSQVVNNSRFLLRPEVRVKNLASFVLSLAIRRLPADWYHRYQVRPLLLETFVDTRFYRGTAYRAANWIDAGFTNGRGRQDRFAQHPVSVKRLFLYPLHRHYRTLLRYNERDVSTFPPSSPVEFADWVEEEFQGVSCGDLRLKKRLLTLVRDFYACPTGNIPQVCGSRAKTKACYRFFDHPAMNLKTILAPHFRSTQHRVAQEPLALVCQDTTTLNYQTHLETEGFGPIGTSSQKAIGLLLHASLAVTPNGVPLGLVDIQCYARDPASLGKKHRRSVLPLEEKESQRWLTSFDATARLQKECPQTTLVSIADREADLYDLFVRATTHPHAPKLLIRAFQKRALAGEEGTYLQKLATTPGAGCQPITVPRRKNRRARHAELVVRFCEVTLQPPRNRPQEPPVTLWAVSAEEETPPPDGSDPISWVLLTTMPVHHFQDACERIQWYCHRWLIEIYHRTLKSGCKIEERQLRTADRIENCLAIDLVVAWRIFFLAKQGRETPDVPCTVFFEEAEWKALVAYVTHNPLPPAHPPTLQEAIRMVASLGGFLGRKGDGHPGTKSMWLGLQRLDDITSTYKVLFPYCQFDPPCKPPSVSRQGRYG, encoded by the coding sequence TTGCGATCCGGTCCTTTATGCGGAGCCCAGCTTCGCTACCTCATTCACAGTCACCGCTATGGAGTGATTGGGGGTCTGGCCTTTAGCGCTGCCGCCTGGCGGGTGAAAGCCCGAGATACCTTTATCGGCTGGAATGATCACACTCGAGCCGCCAACTTATCACAGGTGGTCAATAACAGCCGGTTTCTCCTCCGTCCTGAGGTAAGGGTGAAGAATCTGGCGTCTTTTGTCCTCTCACTGGCGATCCGTCGGCTTCCTGCTGATTGGTACCATCGCTATCAGGTGAGGCCGCTGCTCCTTGAAACTTTTGTTGATACCCGCTTTTATCGAGGAACCGCTTATCGAGCCGCCAACTGGATCGACGCCGGCTTCACCAACGGCCGAGGTCGCCAAGACCGGTTCGCCCAGCATCCCGTTTCAGTCAAACGTCTTTTTCTCTATCCGCTCCACCGTCACTATCGGACCCTTTTACGGTATAATGAAAGAGATGTGTCTACTTTTCCTCCTTCCTCCCCAGTGGAATTTGCCGATTGGGTGGAAGAGGAATTCCAAGGAGTCAGCTGTGGCGATCTCCGACTCAAAAAACGCTTGCTCACCCTGGTCCGGGATTTCTATGCCTGTCCCACCGGGAATATCCCCCAAGTCTGTGGCAGCCGAGCCAAAACCAAGGCGTGCTACCGGTTTTTCGATCATCCAGCCATGAACCTGAAGACCATCCTTGCTCCCCACTTCCGCTCGACTCAACATCGAGTCGCTCAAGAACCCTTGGCTCTGGTCTGTCAAGACACCACCACCCTCAACTATCAAACCCATCTTGAGACCGAAGGGTTCGGACCAATCGGCACCAGCTCCCAAAAAGCCATTGGACTCCTCCTGCATGCTAGCTTAGCCGTGACTCCCAATGGGGTTCCTTTAGGATTAGTCGATATCCAATGTTATGCCCGTGATCCAGCAAGCCTCGGGAAAAAACACCGGCGCTCAGTGCTTCCCTTAGAAGAAAAAGAAAGCCAGCGTTGGTTAACAAGTTTTGATGCCACCGCTCGTCTGCAAAAAGAATGCCCTCAGACCACTCTGGTGAGTATCGCCGATCGGGAAGCTGATCTGTATGATCTCTTTGTGCGGGCGACGACCCATCCCCACGCTCCCAAACTGCTCATTCGAGCTTTTCAAAAACGAGCTCTGGCTGGAGAAGAAGGAACCTATCTCCAAAAACTGGCCACCACCCCAGGTGCTGGATGTCAACCCATCACCGTTCCCCGACGGAAAAACCGTCGAGCCCGTCACGCCGAACTCGTTGTTCGCTTTTGCGAGGTGACCCTTCAACCGCCTCGCAACCGTCCTCAAGAACCTCCCGTTACGCTGTGGGCGGTGAGCGCGGAAGAAGAGACTCCTCCTCCCGATGGGAGTGACCCCATCAGCTGGGTGCTCCTCACCACCATGCCGGTTCATCACTTTCAAGATGCCTGTGAACGAATACAGTGGTACTGTCATCGGTGGTTGATTGAAATCTACCACCGGACCTTGAAGAGTGGCTGCAAAATTGAAGAGCGCCAGCTTCGAACTGCCGATCGAATTGAAAATTGTCTGGCTATTGATCTCGTGGTTGCCTGGCGGATCTTCTTTTTAGCCAAGCAAGGACGAGAAACCCCCGATGTTCCCTGTACTGTTTTCTTTGAAGAAGCCGAGTGGAAAGCTTTAGTTGCCTATGTTACTCACAATCCTCTTCCACCAGCTCATCCTCCGACTCTTCAAGAAGCCATCAGGATGGTGGCTTCCTTGGGAGGGTTCTTGGGGCGCAAAGGGGATGGCCATCCTGGAACCAAAAGCATGTGGTTGGGACTCCAACGTTTAGACGATATCACCTCGACGTACAAGGTCCTCTTTCCTTACTGTCAATTTGATCCGCCTTGCAAACCTCCTTCGGTGTCCAGACAGGGGAGATATGGGTAA
- a CDS encoding DMT family transporter, producing the protein MNKTVLIPTLYALTAALLFGLSTPLNKLLLNTIEPLVLSGFLYLGSGLGILIFRLIKEKSLFTRTESQLQKGEIPQFIAAVTAGGILAPLVLLYSIRVTPASTASLLLSIEGIATTLLAGIWFGEYIGKRVWLAIAMVTLATMLLSVQWNQGWGFTIGAFGVIAACFMWGLDNNLTRNLSARDPLLLVIVKGCGAGGFSLLLARFFNLTFPSVQIILIAMVIGVLSYGLSIVFFILSLRSLGSSRTTALYSIAPFAGSFLSFLILGERPQQVFFLSFPLVLIATLILLTEIHSHLHLHQAYSHDHRHSHQDGHHNHNHPDLFREKNFVHSHLHDHEELEHNHEHLPDIHHRHQHER; encoded by the coding sequence ATGAATAAAACGGTTTTGATCCCTACCCTGTATGCTTTGACAGCGGCTTTGCTTTTTGGACTAAGCACCCCTTTGAACAAGCTGCTCTTGAACACTATCGAACCGCTGGTTCTTTCCGGCTTTTTATATTTAGGAAGCGGTTTAGGTATCCTCATTTTTCGATTGATTAAAGAAAAGAGTCTATTTACTCGAACCGAGTCTCAATTACAAAAAGGTGAGATTCCTCAGTTTATTGCGGCAGTCACGGCGGGAGGCATTTTAGCCCCATTGGTTCTTCTCTATAGCATCCGGGTTACCCCGGCATCGACAGCGTCGCTTTTGCTCAGTATTGAAGGTATTGCAACAACTTTACTGGCTGGGATCTGGTTCGGAGAATATATTGGAAAAAGAGTATGGTTGGCCATTGCCATGGTGACACTGGCAACTATGCTTTTATCGGTGCAATGGAATCAAGGATGGGGATTTACAATTGGGGCTTTTGGAGTAATAGCTGCCTGTTTTATGTGGGGATTGGACAATAACCTCACCAGGAATTTAAGCGCCCGGGATCCACTTTTATTAGTTATCGTCAAGGGTTGTGGTGCAGGAGGATTTTCTCTTCTTTTAGCCCGCTTCTTCAACCTCACTTTTCCCAGTGTTCAAATAATTTTAATCGCAATGGTGATTGGCGTTTTATCCTATGGGTTGAGCATTGTTTTTTTTATTCTCTCCCTCCGCAGTCTTGGTTCATCCCGCACGACGGCCCTATATAGCATTGCCCCTTTTGCCGGTTCATTTCTTTCTTTTTTAATTTTGGGAGAACGGCCTCAGCAGGTTTTTTTCCTTTCTTTTCCCCTCGTTCTGATAGCCACTCTGATTCTTCTTACCGAAATCCATTCTCACCTACATCTGCATCAGGCTTATTCACATGACCATCGTCATTCTCATCAGGACGGTCACCATAACCATAATCATCCGGACCTGTTCCGAGAAAAAAATTTTGTACATTCTCACCTTCATGATCATGAAGAATTAGAACATAATCATGAACATCTTCCGGATATTCATCATCGTCATCAACATGAAAGGTAA
- a CDS encoding UPF0158 family protein codes for MKPMKLQDIIDQIDFQTDEFHSYINTETGEIIGFSSEELDIAEESEGDIDFSKYPEWQKKPINEAKDVLDNWNTHKYIKFPDRWYVNEYSIMETFCSSVRDEKIRNVLFSSIRGSGAFRRFKDVIHIFNIEDSWYQFRDEALKKIAIKWCEENGISYIET; via the coding sequence ATGAAACCAATGAAACTACAGGATATTATTGATCAAATTGATTTTCAGACAGATGAATTTCATTCATACATTAATACTGAAACTGGTGAAATAATTGGTTTTAGTTCTGAAGAACTTGATATTGCTGAGGAATCAGAAGGTGATATTGATTTTTCAAAATACCCCGAGTGGCAGAAAAAACCTATTAATGAAGCCAAAGATGTATTAGACAACTGGAACACTCACAAATATATTAAATTCCCGGATAGGTGGTATGTCAATGAATATAGTATTATGGAAACCTTTTGTAGCTCTGTAAGAGATGAAAAAATCAGAAATGTCCTTTTTTCTTCTATTAGAGGAAGTGGTGCTTTCCGTCGGTTTAAGGATGTAATTCATATATTCAACATTGAAGACTCTTGGTACCAGTTCCGTGATGAAGCATTGAAAAAAATTGCAATTAAATGGTGTGAAGAAAATGGAATTTCCTATATAGAAACATGA
- a CDS encoding Glu/Leu/Phe/Val family dehydrogenase: MSTTNPFAIAQAQLDKCAEIIQLDPAIHAILRMPKREIHVSIPVRMDDGSIKVFQGFRVQYNDAKGPTKGGIRFHPLETIDTVRALSAWMTWKCAVVDIPLGGGKGGVICDPKSMSTGELERLSRGYIQAIWQFIGPDKDIPAPDVYTNPQIMAWMMDEYSKCSGKNQFGVITGKPLAVGGTVGRGDATARGGMYALREAAEVCGIDLSQATVAIQGYGNAGFYAAKLVREMFGSKVVALTDSQGGIYNLEGLVPDAVLEYKEKTCSVNGFPQCESITNGEVLSLDVDVLIPAALENVITDQNAGNIKARIVAELANGPTTPEADDVLFENGVHVIPDFLCNAGGVTVSYLEMVQNFYMYYWDVDRVYDCLNKKMTSAYHAVHLTSKKYSINMRQAAYIVAVERVVEAMKLRGWV; encoded by the coding sequence GTGTCTACTACTAACCCCTTTGCAATAGCGCAAGCCCAGCTTGATAAGTGTGCTGAAATCATCCAACTTGATCCTGCCATTCATGCAATACTCCGAATGCCTAAGCGTGAAATTCATGTTTCTATTCCAGTGCGCATGGATGATGGATCGATAAAAGTATTTCAGGGATTTCGAGTTCAATACAACGATGCTAAGGGACCAACCAAGGGCGGAATTCGATTCCACCCCCTGGAAACTATTGATACCGTTCGGGCTCTGTCCGCCTGGATGACTTGGAAATGTGCGGTAGTCGATATTCCCCTGGGGGGAGGAAAGGGCGGAGTCATTTGTGATCCGAAAAGCATGTCAACCGGCGAGTTAGAACGGTTAAGCCGGGGATATATTCAAGCAATATGGCAGTTTATCGGTCCGGATAAAGACATCCCGGCACCGGATGTATATACTAATCCACAAATTATGGCCTGGATGATGGATGAATATTCCAAATGTTCTGGAAAGAACCAGTTCGGGGTCATCACCGGAAAACCCCTGGCAGTTGGAGGAACGGTAGGTCGAGGTGATGCAACCGCTCGAGGTGGTATGTACGCTCTGCGAGAAGCAGCTGAAGTCTGCGGTATTGACCTCAGCCAGGCGACTGTCGCTATCCAGGGATATGGTAATGCCGGTTTTTATGCTGCTAAACTGGTACGGGAAATGTTTGGCTCAAAAGTAGTTGCTCTCACTGATAGCCAAGGTGGGATCTATAACCTTGAAGGCTTGGTTCCCGATGCAGTTTTGGAATATAAAGAAAAAACCTGTTCGGTCAATGGTTTTCCTCAATGTGAATCCATTACTAATGGAGAGGTCCTTTCCTTAGACGTAGATGTTCTCATTCCAGCGGCGCTTGAAAACGTCATTACCGACCAAAACGCCGGAAACATCAAAGCTCGAATTGTCGCAGAATTAGCTAATGGGCCGACAACTCCTGAAGCCGATGATGTATTGTTCGAGAACGGCGTTCATGTAATTCCAGATTTCCTCTGCAATGCTGGTGGAGTGACGGTTTCTTACCTGGAAATGGTTCAGAATTTCTATATGTACTACTGGGACGTAGACCGAGTTTATGATTGTTTGAACAAGAAAATGACCAGTGCCTACCATGCGGTTCATTTAACTTCGAAAAAGTATTCAATCAATATGCGTCAAGCAGCTTATATCGTAGCCGTTGAAAGAGTCGTTGAAGCGATGAAGTTAAGAGGTTGGGTTTAA
- a CDS encoding SDR family NAD(P)-dependent oxidoreductase, which yields MDFGFREKIIIITGAAAGIGSATAELFAHEGAKVMIADLDSNRGKEIEKKIQNHSGYAEFHPVNITREEEVQKMVHSIITLHHQIDVLVNNAGLYAHGDALSFNEEIWEKIVSVNIKGVLWCIKHVGLQMIKQNRGVIVNVASEAGLVGIANQIVYNLTKAAVISITQSCAIDLIPYGIRTNCICPGTTLTPLVEESLVQSSDPLSVRQKLENSRPIQRLGKPEEIATAILALSSEVIGYAHGTIMNVDGGYTIW from the coding sequence ATGGATTTCGGCTTTCGAGAGAAAATTATAATTATTACCGGAGCTGCTGCTGGAATCGGCTCGGCTACTGCCGAACTGTTTGCCCATGAAGGAGCCAAGGTCATGATTGCCGACCTGGACAGTAATCGGGGGAAAGAAATCGAGAAAAAAATCCAGAACCACTCAGGGTATGCTGAATTCCACCCAGTCAATATAACTCGAGAAGAAGAAGTTCAAAAAATGGTTCATTCCATCATCACACTGCACCATCAAATTGACGTCTTGGTCAACAATGCCGGATTATATGCCCACGGTGATGCTTTATCCTTCAATGAAGAAATTTGGGAGAAAATCGTCTCGGTCAATATTAAAGGAGTTTTATGGTGTATTAAACATGTGGGACTCCAAATGATCAAGCAAAATCGAGGAGTGATCGTCAATGTTGCCTCCGAAGCTGGATTGGTTGGAATTGCTAATCAGATTGTTTACAACCTCACCAAAGCTGCAGTTATCTCGATCACTCAAAGCTGTGCCATTGATTTAATCCCTTACGGCATTCGAACCAATTGTATTTGTCCGGGAACAACCCTCACCCCGTTGGTGGAAGAATCCCTGGTACAATCGAGTGATCCTCTTTCCGTACGTCAAAAATTAGAAAACAGCCGACCGATCCAACGGTTGGGAAAACCAGAGGAAATCGCTACTGCCATTCTTGCCCTCAGTTCCGAGGTAATTGGTTATGCTCATGGAACCATCATGAATGTTGATGGAGGGTACACCATATGGTGA
- a CDS encoding GIY-YIG nuclease family protein yields the protein MDYKKEIKRQFKESKSVAGVYQIKNTQNQKVFLGSTLNLKTLNGKTFQLEMGSYPNKALQKEWTEFGKEAFVVEVLEELKQKEDDYTAPADALKKLEEKWLDKLQPYGDRGYN from the coding sequence ATGGATTACAAAAAGGAAATAAAAAGACAATTTAAAGAAAGTAAATCAGTTGCCGGTGTGTACCAAATTAAAAATACCCAAAACCAAAAAGTATTTTTAGGAAGTACACTTAATCTTAAAACTTTAAATGGTAAAACCTTCCAGTTAGAAATGGGGAGTTACCCCAATAAAGCTCTTCAGAAAGAATGGACTGAGTTTGGTAAAGAGGCTTTCGTAGTTGAAGTGTTGGAGGAATTAAAACAGAAAGAAGACGATTACACCGCTCCAGCCGATGCTTTGAAAAAACTTGAAGAAAAATGGCTGGATAAACTTCAGCCTTACGGAGACCGTGGGTATAACTAA
- a CDS encoding sugar ABC transporter substrate-binding protein, with translation MFKKIFVSLLIILVLSVGALAADIPKITIGWTPPDITGVFKTATDFFEASARQATENDIPVEIITRSPASHIEFASQIAIIEDFIQRKVDVIAISPIEVEVVKPALIKAIEAGIPVVVVNLLEPIEGVDVDCYIGFDNTVAGTVSAYAVIDHFGGPGILGEGEKVDAAESTYLDLEFWQNLYTPEVIAGLQDLSLNGAIVEGIAGGFFSVARLRGFHSVIDQFPNIKIVTTLPADWNREKGIKVTEDMLSANPQGTLDFIWAASNEMGLGAMLTCERMNRPEVKIFTNDGTPESVERIREGRLIAETWHGFPEWGWYGTKYAVMLALGLKDMVPQFFDIRPRIEWQGNADKFYPNPELEPIDWNAIKEAYQK, from the coding sequence ATGTTTAAAAAAATTTTCGTCAGTTTGCTTATTATTCTCGTTTTAAGTGTTGGAGCTTTAGCCGCCGATATACCGAAAATCACCATCGGTTGGACACCGCCTGATATTACCGGTGTTTTTAAAACTGCTACCGATTTCTTTGAAGCATCAGCTCGACAGGCAACCGAAAATGACATACCAGTAGAAATCATTACCCGTTCTCCCGCTTCACATATCGAATTCGCCAGCCAAATAGCCATTATTGAAGACTTTATTCAAAGAAAGGTTGATGTAATCGCTATCTCCCCTATCGAAGTCGAAGTTGTTAAACCAGCTCTCATAAAAGCCATAGAAGCTGGAATACCGGTGGTTGTGGTGAATCTTCTCGAACCAATTGAAGGAGTCGATGTTGACTGTTATATCGGTTTTGATAATACCGTTGCTGGAACTGTATCCGCTTACGCAGTCATTGATCATTTTGGTGGACCGGGTATTTTAGGCGAAGGGGAAAAAGTCGATGCTGCCGAATCAACTTATTTAGATTTAGAGTTCTGGCAAAATCTCTATACACCCGAAGTCATAGCCGGCTTACAAGATCTTTCCTTGAATGGTGCGATTGTTGAAGGAATTGCCGGGGGATTTTTCTCCGTAGCTCGTTTAAGAGGCTTCCATTCAGTTATTGACCAATTCCCCAATATAAAAATTGTCACCACCCTTCCCGCCGACTGGAACCGTGAAAAAGGAATTAAAGTCACCGAAGATATGCTCTCGGCTAATCCCCAGGGGACGCTCGATTTTATCTGGGCAGCATCAAATGAAATGGGTTTAGGAGCGATGCTTACTTGTGAAAGAATGAATCGTCCGGAAGTGAAAATATTTACTAATGATGGAACCCCGGAATCTGTGGAAAGAATACGTGAAGGGCGGCTCATTGCAGAAACCTGGCATGGATTTCCAGAATGGGGTTGGTACGGAACCAAATACGCTGTGATGTTAGCGCTTGGTTTAAAGGATATGGTTCCTCAATTCTTTGATATCCGACCCAGAATTGAATGGCAGGGGAATGCCGATAAATTCTATCCCAATCCCGAATTAGAGCCTATCGATTGGAATGCTATCAAAGAAGCCTATCAAAAATAA
- a CDS encoding right-handed parallel beta-helix repeat-containing protein, with amino-acid sequence MKVCNRFYLVMVVLLMVVATSGCIGNIGELSGMLSGQSGSTYYVSTEGDNNNSGNRENPWKTPGYASRQLQPGDTLIILGGEYQIDNQEENQIKPASGTTSSWITIKGEAGNRPILKGRDNCPAIIDLSGKSNLRIENLELTNDEVSVVQNAIRVVGGVVQNLIFKELFIHHIDGNGILMADAYGIEIIQSKIEYCGKEAMVGKNFQGDGWNRITIRDSQFSFSGHYPSSKKSNDEHTFDGLRIGSSVGPIEITNSIFEQNLGNGLYTRAKMNRIIECVVDNNSENGIVMGGQDGIVMNTLIYGVGGKNPKNSISSGMVIDEIAGEDAKFKIVNVTIDTPPENQGFPLKVGVSQKPEIGEVLFKNNIIVCGTQPVNIGKNISLKASNNLIYRPNGKTVLKFGEKEYSGEELKDAQLIENFIAEDPLFVAPSRGKNGGYHIQENSPARDAGVSTDAPSVDLDGRLRPQGKGYDLGAYEFEDPAS; translated from the coding sequence ATGAAGGTTTGTAATCGTTTTTATTTGGTTATGGTTGTACTACTGATGGTTGTTGCTACCTCTGGATGTATTGGAAATATCGGAGAGCTATCGGGAATGTTAAGCGGTCAGTCGGGGAGTACCTACTATGTTTCCACAGAGGGCGATAACAACAATTCGGGAAATAGAGAAAACCCCTGGAAAACCCCCGGGTATGCCTCAAGACAACTGCAGCCAGGCGATACTCTGATTATTTTAGGTGGAGAATACCAGATTGATAATCAGGAAGAAAATCAAATTAAACCAGCTTCGGGAACTACCTCTTCCTGGATTACCATCAAGGGTGAAGCTGGAAATAGACCCATCCTAAAGGGAAGAGATAACTGTCCGGCTATCATTGACCTCTCAGGAAAGAGCAACCTTCGAATCGAAAATCTTGAATTAACCAACGATGAGGTATCAGTTGTTCAAAATGCCATACGGGTGGTAGGCGGAGTAGTCCAGAATTTAATTTTTAAAGAGCTTTTTATCCACCACATCGATGGGAATGGCATTCTCATGGCTGATGCTTACGGAATAGAAATAATCCAAAGCAAGATTGAGTATTGTGGGAAGGAAGCAATGGTTGGCAAGAACTTCCAGGGAGATGGATGGAACCGGATAACCATACGTGACAGTCAATTTTCTTTTAGTGGCCATTATCCATCATCAAAAAAATCCAATGATGAACATACCTTTGATGGCTTAAGGATTGGTTCATCGGTTGGCCCAATTGAAATAACCAACTCAATATTTGAACAGAATTTAGGAAATGGGCTTTATACCAGAGCCAAAATGAATCGAATCATAGAATGTGTTGTCGATAATAATAGTGAAAACGGGATTGTTATGGGTGGTCAAGACGGGATAGTCATGAATACCCTCATTTATGGAGTAGGAGGGAAAAATCCCAAGAATTCAATAAGCTCAGGGATGGTAATAGATGAAATTGCCGGAGAGGATGCCAAGTTTAAAATCGTGAATGTAACTATTGATACCCCTCCAGAAAACCAGGGATTCCCTTTGAAAGTGGGAGTATCCCAAAAACCAGAGATTGGAGAAGTCCTGTTCAAAAATAATATTATTGTTTGTGGTACTCAACCAGTTAATATCGGTAAAAATATTTCTCTAAAAGCTTCGAATAACCTGATATATAGGCCAAATGGGAAAACGGTTTTAAAATTTGGAGAAAAAGAATATTCCGGCGAGGAGTTAAAAGACGCGCAATTAATTGAGAATTTCATTGCCGAAGACCCACTATTTGTTGCTCCTTCTCGTGGTAAAAATGGTGGATACCATATCCAGGAAAATAGTCCAGCCCGAGATGCTGGGGTTTCGACCGATGCTCCGTCAGTTGATCTTGATGGAAGGCTACGACCTCAAGGAAAGGGGTATGATTTAGGTGCTTATGAATTTGAAGACCCAGCATCATAA